A DNA window from Aminipila luticellarii contains the following coding sequences:
- a CDS encoding GNAT family N-acetyltransferase translates to MIIRRVEKEDLDELVRVENLCFPKEEAATRASFEYRIAAFPESFYVAVEGDEIIGIVNGCVSDKEAISDELFEPEGGHDPNGKNQMIFGLLVDPRYQRKGIAAQLMNHFMEVARQAGRKKMVLTCKERLIHYYEKFGYVNQGVSKSTHGGAVWYDMVADL, encoded by the coding sequence ATGATAATCAGAAGAGTTGAAAAGGAAGATCTAGACGAACTTGTCAGGGTGGAGAACCTTTGCTTTCCAAAAGAAGAGGCAGCTACAAGGGCGTCCTTTGAATATCGGATTGCTGCGTTCCCCGAGAGCTTTTATGTGGCGGTAGAAGGAGATGAAATCATTGGAATCGTAAACGGATGTGTTTCGGATAAGGAGGCTATCAGCGATGAGCTCTTTGAGCCGGAAGGCGGACACGACCCTAATGGCAAAAATCAGATGATTTTTGGATTGCTGGTAGATCCCCGGTATCAGAGAAAGGGGATTGCGGCTCAATTAATGAATCACTTTATGGAGGTCGCAAGACAGGCAGGCCGCAAAAAAATGGTTTTAACCTGTAAAGAGCGACTGATCCACTATTATGAGAAATTTGGCTATGTGAATCAGGGCGTTTCGAAATCCACTCACGGCGGTGCTGTTTGGTATGATATGGTGGCAGATCTATAA